In Papilio machaon chromosome W, ilPapMach1.1, whole genome shotgun sequence, a single genomic region encodes these proteins:
- the LOC106719814 gene encoding uncharacterized protein LOC106719814 produces the protein MPEIEENEALRKLRARAGQCKASFKKFEAYVEANKGSMTPAKVATMQTRLKALFETLAVFQQLQMEICLISDKHVEEDLEDRYYHLYETVSSITVCPSESTPKLMKTNKLPNIEIPCFSGEDITNYVPFIQLFAAVVGNDDSLAPVQKLYYLRSHLKNEALALIESLPLTDTSYQEALRLLKERYDNPCVLITSHVNAILDYPAMQKGTASNIHEFVSSIKQQIGALKNMDQPVESWDMLLLPILLRKVDQYTARAYHMERDKMKLPSISDFLNFLVRRAASLEESGRVETKQSARKAGKLVSLVAVSKTEGSVPACSMNSEQDLDQSLEPIMEKFFEVESVGNEGSKATKEEELCEQDFKKNVQLKQDIKSMFRQIEINPSQRHLQNILWKSNANAPIKCLQLQTVTYGLKSSSFLATRCLHELAERFEGELPLAAKVLRYNTYIDDILAGSDQLTECIEVRDQTIKLLQIGGFELHKWSANHSALLEVTLLLLVDYGKQE, from the exons ATGCCGGAAATAGAGGAAAACGAGGCTTTAAGAAAATTGCGCGCACGCGCAGGGCAATGCAAAGCGTCCTTTAAAAAATTCGAGGCATACGTCGAAGCAAATAAAGGAAGCATGACGCCGGCAAAAGTTGCAACGATGCAAACACGCCTGAAGGCGCTGTTTGAAACACTTGCGGTGTTCCAACAATTACAAAtggaaatatgtttaatttccgACAAACATGTGGAAGAAGATCTAGAAGATAGATATTACCACTTGTATGAAACGGTGAGCTCCATAACGGTATGTCCATCCGAAAGCACACCAAAACTGATGAAGACAAATAAGCTTCCAAACATCGAAATACCATGTTTTTCCGGGGAAGACATTACAAACTATGTACCATTCATCCAACTTTTCGCAGCCGTTGTAGGTAATGACGATTCACTGGCGCCAGTTCAAAAGCTATACTATCTGAGAAGTCACCTTAAAAACGAAGCATTAGCGCTGATCGAAAGCTTGCCGCTCACAGATACGTCATACCAAGAAGCACTGCGATTATTGAAGGAGCGTTACGATAACCCATGCGTGCTTATTACGAGCCATGTGAACGCGATCCTGGACTATCCTGCCATGCAAAAAGGGACGGCATCCAATATACACGAGTTCGTTTCAAGCATCAAGCAACAGATAGGAGCACTGAAAAATATGGATCAGCCCGTGGAGTCGTGGGACATGCTGCTGCTACCTATTCTTCTCCGCAAGGTCGACCAGTACACTGCCAGAGCTTATCACATGGAAAGGGACAAGATGAAGCTTCCTAGCATCTCGGACTTCTTGAACTTCTTAGTGAGAAGGGCAGCGAGTCTTGAAGAAAGTGGACGAGTCGAAACAAAGCAGTCTGCAAGGAAGGCAGGAAAACTTGTAAGCCTGGTAGCTGTAAGCAAGACCGAAGGCAGTGTTCCAGCATGCAG CATGAATAGTGAGCAAGACCTGGACCAAAGCTTGGAGCCCATTATGGAGAAGTTCTTCGAGGTTGAGTCTGTGGGTAATGAAGGCTCAAAGGCTACCAAGGAAGAAGAGCTTTGTGAACAGGACTTCAAGAAAAATGTCCAACTAAAACAAG acattaaaAGCATGTTTAGACAAATTGAGATAAACCCTTCTCAGAGACACTTGCAGAATATACTGTGGAAAAGCAATGCTAATGCTCCTATAAAATGTCTACAGCTTCAGACTGTAACGTACGGCCTGAAGTCTTCTAGCTTCCTAGCAACGCGATGTCTTCATGAGTTGGCGGAGCGCTTCGAAGGTGAGCTGCCCCTTGCTGCTAAGGTGCTGAGGTACAACACATACATAGACGATATTTTGGCTGGCTCTGACCAGTTGACAGAGTGCATCGAGGTAAGAGATCAGACTATTAAGCTCCTGCAAATAGGTGGTTTCGAACTCCACAAATGGTCAGCTAACCATTCAGCTCTGTTAGAAG TTACTCTCCTACTTTTGGTGGATTATGGGAAGCAGGAGTAA